GTAAAGGCAAGGGTGCGGTTTCATCGGCATCTGAGGAATTTATCCCGCCCGGACAGCAAAAAAAGGCCGCGCAGCCCAAAAAGAACCGATGACTACAGTTCCCGTCGATTTCGGCGGGAACTTTTTTGACCGGAATAAAATGCACCGTTTTTGGAAGGAATGGCAGTGGAACTTGTCGAATTAGGACTAGTATCCAAAGTTGCCGGTATGTATGTCTGAGTCTCACTTGTTTCGGTTTGCAAATGGCATACTTGGCTTGGGGTATAATTGTATAGAAATGTTGCAATATTACTATAGTGGCGCCCATATTACTGCTAGCAGGTGTAGAAATTGAAGACTTCTGACTTTGACTATTATCTTCCGAAAAATTTAATTGCTCAACAACCCCTGAAAAGCCGGGATCGCTCCCGGCTGCTTGTCTTGGAACGGGCGGGCGGAGTTGAGCATAGCACATTTTCCCGTATTGGCCGTTACCTCCGGGCTGGCGACCTGCTTGTGATGAACAATACCAGGGTAATTCCTGCCCGTTTACACGGAATCAAGCCAACCGGAGGGCATGTGGAAATTTTACTCTTGAATCCGGTAAACGATGGAACCTGGAACTGTCTGGTTAAACCTGCCCGCAGGGTAAGTCTGGGCACATTGGTTAATTTTGACCAGGAGCTACAGGCGGAAGTTGTTGCGTCGGGGGAGGAAGGAGTGCGCCAATTGCGCTTTTCCCTTACCGGCAACGATTTTGATCGCAAGCTTGAGCAGTTGGGGCAGGTTCCCTTGCCCCCGTACATAGAAAATGAACTGGATGATTCAGAACGTTACCAGACTGTGTACGCCACTTCCCCTGGAGCTGTTGCTGCTCCCACCGCCGGCCTGCATTTTACTCCCCAGCTGCTTTCAGACTTGGAAGCTGTTGGCATCAAACGGACCGAGCTTACGTTGCATGTGGGGCTGGGCACCTTTAGG
The DNA window shown above is from Bacillota bacterium and carries:
- the queA gene encoding tRNA preQ1(34) S-adenosylmethionine ribosyltransferase-isomerase QueA, which codes for MKTSDFDYYLPKNLIAQQPLKSRDRSRLLVLERAGGVEHSTFSRIGRYLRAGDLLVMNNTRVIPARLHGIKPTGGHVEILLLNPVNDGTWNCLVKPARRVSLGTLVNFDQELQAEVVASGEEGVRQLRFSLTGNDFDRKLEQLGQVPLPPYIENELDDSERYQTVYATSPGAVAAPTAGLHFTPQLLSDLEAVGIKRTELTLHVGLGTFRPVAVENIQEHKMHSEFYQLGSEAAAAINRTRSEGGRIVAVGTTAVRVLESVATPDGSVEPGQGWTDIFIYPGFKFRVVDALITNFHLPQSTLLMLVSALAGRERILEAYQEAVAAEYRFFSFGDAMLII